The DNA sequence GCCATCTAGGCATTCAAACATCTGTCTGTGTCGTGCCTCCTTCCTGCCCCGCTACattggtggagaatgcgggcattcAACCCCCGTGTGCAGGCGGCGTAGCTTGTGAGGCTGGTGAACTTGTGGGTCCTTCACAGAGATCCACAGGTGGCTGATGTCTCTGAGAGAGCGATGATAGACCGTCTCTTGAAGCTGTACCCCGGGCGCATCGCATACAAGAGGTGGTAGAGGCAGTGGAACTATCAGAAGCTATACAAGCTAGAGAGGCTGGGGAGAAAGCTGGCTCATTCACTCGGAGAGCAAAGCTGCGCAGAGAGCAGCCTCAGACTGCCAGACATACCCGTCCTGCAGTATATTAACTGTGTATTCTGATCTCTTCCAGCAGGTAAGGCAAGGAGGCTCCTTTGCGAAATAACAATTGGAGAATGATCGGTTGAAGCACTGCTGGGGGCAGGCCAGAGAGGTCAAAGGCAAAGATCACCTCCCCGGGCCCCACCCCACTCCTTATTTTGTGGTCCAAAATGTTCTCTTATAATGTGTGGCAAATAGAAGAGTAGAAGACAGAGCTGGTCATGGAACTGTCCCACTCACATCCAATGGCTGGGCACCTGGGGGCAGCCAACACCCTCCAGAGACTATGGGACCGCTTTCATTGGCCAGGAATGGATGTAGAGGTCCAGTGGTTCTGTCAGAGCTGCCCTGTGTGTCAACGCATCGTTCCTCAGCGACCTCCACCAAGTCCCCTGATCCCACTGCCAATAATTGAGTTGCTATTTGAGCGAATAGGCATGGACCTCGTAGGGCCAATCCCCAAGTCTGCTCAGGGACATGAACACCTCTTGGTGATTGTCGACTATGCCACCCGATACCCCGAGGCAGTCCCCCTCCGTAAAGCCACATCGGCAAATATCACTCATCTAACTCTTTAGTCAAGTAGGCCTCCCCAAAGAGATCCTGATAGACCAAGTGTACCACCCGCAGACAGACGGCCTGGTGGAACGCTTCAACCAAATGCTCTAAACGGATACTGCCACATGTGCTCTTTGGTGTACAGAAGGTACCCCAGGCCACCACAGGATTTACCCCCTTTGAGCTTTTGTTTGGCCGTCAGCCCTGAGGCTTACTGGATATGGCAAAAAAGGCCTGGCAAAAGAAGTCCCCCTTTCACACCACCATTGCGATGTAAGGGAGCTGTGAGACAGAATTGAGTGAATAATGCTGTTGGTGAAAGAACACATGATGGAAGCCCAGCATGCCCAGAAGTGAGTCTACAGCAGACCGTCAAAACCCCGGGAATTCCAGCCATGCGACTGGGTTCTGGTTCCACTAACTAATGCTTCCTGTAAATTCCTTGCTTCATGGCAAGGCCCATACACTGTGATGGAGCAGATAAGGCCTGTGACATACCGGTTAAGGCAGCCTGGGCGCCGACGCACTGAGCAGATCTACCAAGTCAATCTTCTGAAGCGATGGATGGAACCCTCCCAATCCACTGCTGTCCTTGACAAGGACGACATCCCTGTGGTAGATCTAGGAGAAAATTTTCAGGGGCTCAGCAGACAGATTTGAATTCCCTGGTTCAACAGTTAGGCGAATTGTTCTCAGAAATTTCCGGGCAGACCAGCGGCCCTACCGGGTCCCAGAAGTTCGCCGGCAGGCCAtatattaaccctctggggtcgacaaacgcggatacgcattttgaggcagatttccctgataaggccgaaatgagcttgaattactctgccatttttgatcgtacagataagcgCAATACACCATttgaatctgtaaggggtctacttttatttgtatacactcataataacaactaaactttgtgctttttgaagaataaagaaaaaaacaggttGCGTTCTCagtcgaaaacaaatattctgtggtaaagtaatccgtatgaaaccaaggacatgtccagtttttccgtctggtctcattatctctaattaggtgacgcccacgcgctgctcacgctattgttattacaaatctccacgccagccacgcggcatgtaaacgcccacaccaccataaacaaagcagcaacacgttcatctcggatacttttcagttttggaagaacgcgctgagaggaaaaagccttgtatgtaccccagaagacgcgctgagaggaaaaagctttgtttacttCACAAAcacgcgagcgcagctggagccagCGGAGGAGATCTGGatcgagtaagtaatgtttcttattggcattagACAATGTGCTGTTGTGACGTAAACTTGAACGCATTtatgaacttttcccaaactataactacagaataaaatgtgtgaaatcgagtgcaacctttttttgcatttaaatgttgcacgacgtgaggatagttatatgttctataaacaataatacagaagtaatgtctaagaaagtttagaccaatctttactgtgaaatagactactctgtttgcaaatacctgctcaaacatgtttataatgagcttaacaataataatttagtttctcagttataaaatgtttttgtattgtatgataatacatgcaaagcatgtgtgcatctatgttataaaatgacgtgggcaatattggtgattgctaatgtaataatatagttgctcctgataagcctatcaacatgctcactaatttatttatttattaattttagtgtgtgtgtgtgtgtgttttattaattttgaatagtaaaaatatgtaggcctatatattataataaatataatgtactgtttttgctgtactttggatgaaaaaaatgcaggcttgatgagctgaagacacttcttttaaaaaaaacccattacaaataaaatcttactgtttcAAAAATTGGACTGCTAGTGCATGTTTGCTTtatctttgtccgttcattgtgttgctcatgtctgttttgtgttttctcatgcagtttctgcttactcccgttttcctgggttccagtttcctgccactgttttggatattgcacccacgatgtcttgactcttctgttgtttatttgtttgtttgttcctaataaactgtttaactgcactcgcaagtgaatctcaagttattttatgtgatgtgataacttagaaaatttaaatcaatatattgttttctctgaatgagtgagtaagattattttcagatcggtttgaagcaaaaattctaggctacaagatccagttctgaaaagtcttgtgaacaaatgttctgtatgtgttttatggccttatttcagttactttaaaattgtagtttttccctaaccacgcataaacgttgtttcctcaaaaacacaatcacgtacgtacatgctgctcacatattattgtagcccagtttgtgctgaatacagtgtttttagactttagccattaaaatgtttaagcaactgaaaaaagcacaaatgtcaggcaTGTCAAGACTTCTCAgaggccccaaaacaccctcagaccccagaggttTAAGAGGTACAAAGTATGCTTAAACTAGGAGTCCTTGAAGCTCCCAAGAGCCTGTAGTCCAGCCCTATCGTGATGGTACCAAAGAAGGATGGTTGCTTCCGGTTTTGTTACGACTACTGAAAGCTCAACAGCATGTCCACATTTGACAGTTACCCCATGCCCCCAGTAGACAAGCTGATCGAATGGCTAGGGAGGGCCCACTTCATCTCTACACTAGGCCTTACGAAAGGGCTACTGGTAGGTCCCCCTTATGGCCGAAGCTCGGGAGAAAACCGCCTTTAGCACTCCTTCACTGTCAGTACCGGGTGTTTCCCTTCAGGCTGCATGGGGCGCCGGCAACATTTCAGCGCATGATGGACATCTTGCTCCAGCCTCATCAACAGTATGCTGTGGCCTATCTGAACGATGTAGTAATCCACTCTCAGCCATCTCCGGAAGGTGCTGACCACCTTATAAGGGCTGGACTCACTGCCAACCCCCGCAAATGCCACCTAGGCCTAACAGAGGCACAGTACCTGGGTTTTCGCACTGGGAAGGATTTGGTACTTccccaaaaagaaaaagtaagtgCGGTCAGAAATTTCCCATTACCCCTGACCAAAACAAATGTGCATGCTTTCTTGGGGTTGACAGGATATTACCGATGCTTCATCCCCAATTTCCTCTGTGGCTTGCCCTGTTACAGACCTAACCAAAAAAGAGTTCCCTGAGAAAGTTTTGTGGACTGAGGAAACCGAGAAAGCCTTTCAAATTTTGAAGACAGCTCTGACCACCCAGCCTGTGCTTCATGAATCATGCACCATATTTTATGTTGCCCTTCATCTTCCAGACAGACGCATCTGACACGGGCTTGGGAGCTGTCTTATCCCACTATTTGGAGGGTGAGGAACACCCAGTCCTATACATCAGCCGCAAGCTGACCCTGGCTGAAGCCAAGTATGCTGCAGTGGAGAAGGGCCTCCAGCACTGTTTGGAGACAGCTACCCCCAATCAGCTCATCAGGAGGAGAGAGACATAAAGCCCACAACAAGCCTCAGTTAGATGGAGAGGATCCATAGACATTAGACACTGACCTGTCTAATGTGTGTTCCATTCTTCCTAGGAAGCAACTAAGAACCAGGCCAAGCCAACAACAACAAGAATCAAGCTATTCCCCGACCCCACGTACACTCACGGAACGGAGCATCTCGTCTGAtctttgtctggccagaggagaactggccccctaCTGAGCCTGGTTTATCCCaatgttttttctccatttctgtcactggagtttgggttccttgccactgtcatCTTTTTGTTCGCTTAGTTAGGGACACTTAATATTTGgcaatattattgacttgactGCATAGACACTATTGGATGAGctgatgatgacatcactgtttTCTCCAGAGCTGCTTTATAGATTAACTGAACTCATTCCAGAGTTGATGAACTTTACAGTTATTAAACTGAACTAAATCAACAATGACATTAAATGGAAAAATTGACTGTTCAGTGTTTTTCTCTTtatagagctgctttatagcagaatttaattttgaaacattaACATGAAACATCATTGAAacattattttcctgtttagcattgtaaagctgctttgccacaatttgtattgtataaagtgctatataaataaaggtgacatgACTTGATGAATGGTAGTGTCTGTATCATAATATAAATCCAAATGAAAAATGCCAATTAACATCTAGGAATAATTGGGTTTCATCAGATAGtgttacttaaaaataatataaataacaatttctGTACAATATGATAAATActggttttaaattattttacctGGAATTATAGATGATTGCTCTCCCTCTGTTGTCATTTCAGTCCATGGCATTTCTGTTGATTTGTCCCTCTAGGGAGATTCATGGAAGATGGTGAGTTGCAAACTACATGTACATGTGAAAATAAGTCTTAGTTAATTAAAGTAAGTTTTACAGTGGTTATTTCACGAGGACTCAAATTTTCCTTCATccttcagttaaaaaaaagtttgacgttgttttgctattttttttaacagttctCTTATGTGGATAAATCAACATTATGGAATGACtacacaaaaattaaaacacactaacattttgtattttatgtgttttattaacttATGTATTGATAATTTTGATAGTTTTTAGGCATGTGTGATCTGTTTGAAATATAGCACACCAAGTCAGAACAGACTGAAGGTCTAAACTTACCATACCTGATGCTTCTGTCTGTAATTGTCTGCACCCTTGTGAAccacatttttctgtttttgctccTGCCACAAGTCCTAGTGTTCCTGCCATTAattcactgtttattttaattgctCTTGCTGATACTGCTGGACCTGATGTTGCAGATTCTACCAATGTTTCTCCTTCTGGTGCTGCAGCTGCTACTGTGGATGCTCCTGAATCTACAGTTACTGTTGTTGTGGGTAATACATCTTTTGTTACTTGTATACCATACTGAACATCTGGTGTTGCTCTTTTCACTAGGGCAGTTGCCCACTGAAGTTTGACTATTGCCCactgtattgtatttattaccCATTGCAATTGTGCTTTTGCTATTACCACTATTGCAGCTCCTGCCAACACTCCAATTACTGCTGATCCTGTTAGTGATTCTGCTCCTGCCAGTAATTGCAATATTCCAGCTGCTGTTCCTGCTAGGCCTCCTGCTACTGCTGTTACTATCATTGCTGTTACTGCTACAGCTCCTGTGCTACATGCTTCTGGTCCCCATAGCGATTGTAAAATGACAACTCCAGTTGCTGCTCCTACTGCTGCTCCTACTGCTGCTTCAGCTATTGTTGTTCCTGCCATTCCTACTACTACTGCAACTATTGCAATTGTCAATGTTATCGTTATTTTTAGTGGAGACTGTGCTTCTCCTGGAACTGCAACAAAAAGAATAAGAATTTTCATCATCAAATGTCATCATCACAGGAATCTTCACAGAAATCATCACAGAATATAATATCTCAGGAAACAGAAGCAGAGAGTGCTACACGGGTGTCTTTATAAAACCCCTGGTGCTCATTGGATATAATAGAGGTAGAAATCAAATTGTATAGACGAAATACTTCCAAGGCACTCACAGGGTGaaataaaaagcctttaatATATTGGCTTAAagcattacaaataattaaaagtagATCTACGCGTTTCGGCACAAAGCCTTCTTCAGGACACACATCAATTGCTTTACACAGGTGCTCTTAAACTAGTGTTAATTGCTGAATCATCCAAAACAGCTGGTTAATATGTAGGAGTGGCTAATACTGATATCTCAATCCAAAAAAGGCACAACCTTCATAAATACAACAATACAAATATCAAGTCACACATCATCAacaatacaaattacaaaaatggtAGAAAATCTATTTCTTCATTGACTCCTGGGGACTTAGTTGCCTGGAGCATGTGGATCCAAAAAGTCTCTCTTTGTAAAAGCTGTTTCTGTCTATTCCCACATCTTATTGAACCTGGGATAGATTCAATTCCAATAACTTTAAGAGAACTCTCGGTACCATGGCCCACCTCATTATAATGCCTCGCCATAGGATATGCCATATTTTTCACACGAATAGCATATTTGTGTTCAGCCACTCTTAAGTCTATACAACAGAATATAATATGTTCACTAATATGGATATTGATGATATCTAATTATAATTCAAATTCCTTACCCATGTTGCTTGATTTTAAATCACCAGGATATTGGTGAAGCACAATATGATGACTcttagccacccagatccagactGTATTCAGATCAGATGATGGATGAGCACCTAGAGACGAACTCGACTGCCCTgaaatgtcagcggagaccaagACATCTAGATGtgccccagagactgatcccctcCGAAGACCTCGTCTCCTATACGGCCATTGGGACAAGACCATAGGAACCAGATTAGTCCTCTGCGCAATCTGATTCTGCTtcagcctagatttaaactgttggttttgtctggccagaggagaaatacacactatttcaaccatagactttaaaaaaaaaatggacgtagtgtccATGACGTCACCCGTAGGTACACCCGTAAGATCATTTTTGAAGCTCAAAGTAGGCGGAGATGGCCGTCGCCATCTTGGCTGCGCatcactcccggataatcgaaaatgggctAAAAGGCGGGAGGTGGGTGGAGCTGGTTGTTGAAACCACGCCCGCAAAGCGCGACAGTGGTGACAGCAGCGGCAacccacctgtcactcaagtggcaaCGCCCTTAATAAtacagaactttaaggcttgatatcatttaaacggatgagttataaaaaaaattcaccccctcacagttgtcacaATGGGCAAAATTACCTATATAGACTAAAATCGTTTTTTGTACCAgactgtaaacatgtttttttctgctgtaaagttgggcattttaacatggagagtctatgggattgactcccttttggagccagcctctagcggccagtcgatgaattgcagttttagtcacttacGTGTTGGTTTCAAAAGagggagcgggaggttgccgcttgaTTTCAACACACTATTTACCCATTTATCTCTCTGGGGTCGACTGTCTCGCCGGCGAGAC is a window from the Onychostoma macrolepis isolate SWU-2019 chromosome 03, ASM1243209v1, whole genome shotgun sequence genome containing:
- the LOC131537214 gene encoding uncharacterized protein LOC131537214, producing the protein MVPGEAQSPLKITITLTIAIVAVVVGMAGTTIAEAAVGAAVGAATGVVILQSLWGPEACSTGAVAVTAMIVTAVAGGLAGTAAGILQLLAGAESLTGSAVIGVLAGAAIVVIAKAQLQWVINTIQWAIVKLQWATALVKRATPDVQYGIQVTKDVLPTTTVTVDSGASTVAAAAPEGETLVESATSGPAVSARAIKINSELMAGTLGLVAGAKTEKCGSQGCRQLQTEASGMRDKSTEMPWTEMTTEGEQSSIIPDSSEDTEKGITKIRIPEQTPEDCESIHSVKQRSRRFRTQPLSWSCISCYFW